The following is a genomic window from Daphnia magna isolate NIES linkage group LG4, ASM2063170v1.1, whole genome shotgun sequence.
ACAAGCcgggaattcttttttttccaactcaCCGAGAAGGACTTTTTAATTTGTTCTCCCAAAACAGCTGGCTCTGCCAATTGTTAGGTCGAATTTGATTTCCTCCTTACGTTAACTGTTTTTTCTCCCCAtccattttttctctctctgcaaagcatcgccgccattttcttttttcggtgatgCGCTTTACGACCACCGAAAACCCCTCGCCAACGAATGACCAATGCAAAGCCAGTAATTCCAAGGTGAAATTAGACAAGCCGGGAATTCCTTTTTTCAACTCACTGAGAAGGTCAATTTTAATTGTTCTTCCAAAACAGCTGGCTCTGCCAATTGTTAAGTCGAGTTTGATTCCGCCTTACGTTAACTGATTCTTTCCTCCacccatattttttcttcttctttgcaaGCATCATCACCACCATTCTATTTTTACGGGATGCGATTTACGACCCCAGAAAACCCCTCGGCAACAAATGCCAATGCAGCGTCAGTAACTTTAAACCGAAGTCAGACAAGCcggtttcttttttgaaaccCACTTGGAAAGCCCAATTGAATTTTCTCCCCAAATCAGCTGACCCCGCCAATAGTTAGTGCACAGTTTCATTACCTTCTTATCTATCGTCACCCCCACAGTTTTACAGCCTTGTTCAGCATAAcggtaatttttttccccctttacgATATTTTTGGGGTGATACAATTTGCACCACCTGGATCGAATGCGTGCACCGTCCCGACCGCAGAAAACCACTCGCCAACTAATGGCCCACGCAACGCCAGTAGCCCCTAAAGCAAAATTAGGCAAGCCTAGCTTTTTCAACACACTCGGGAAGTCTATCTTGACCACTTTCTCTCCGAAATCAGCGGAACGACGCCAGCCCGTCGTTGACGACGACTGTTACTCAGACGACGACTATTACGAAGACGAGAACGACTACCTTGTCGAGCCTAAACCTCTGCCCGGAAATTTCTCGTTCGAAGAAACCCGTGCAGCATTTTTAAGTAAAGGAAAAGGTTTACATAGCCCGTCCAATCCAATCCGAAACTTGATCGGGGAAACGTCCAGTCAGCGTCAAGACGATAGGGCCCACGCCGTCAGCAAATCCCTACCTAGGACACCGGTCACCCATACTCGCCTTTATCCCGAATTAAACGCTGACGTGGAAGACGTCGAACTTCGCACCGAAGAGGCACCTGAGCAGTCGGGTCCGGGTCTAACGGTGCGGAAAAATCGCAACATCCGAGTAAAGGGCCAGCCGCCGACCCGAGTCAGTGAACGTAATCGAAACAAAGCTTTCCAGCCCCTTGTGCCAGAAACGATTAAACCTGTCGAGTCCACTCTGATTGACGACATCTATCTCAAACTCGAAAGCGATCCCGAGTCAGCAGAAGAGAACGACGATTTCAGCAGCGTGAAGTCTCATAACGATTTAGAAGTCGAGCAAGACCTTGAACGCACCAGAGAACGTGTCGAGGAAGATTTAAGAGGGAAAGAGAAAGTAGAAACGCCGGCCGACGACCAGTCACTCCCACCCCTTAAATATTCTTCGACGCCTATTAGCAGATATCAGAATTATTATACAGACCAATCACAACAAACGACAGAGAAACTAGCTCCTACTAATCAAGCAGGAACACAGACGATCCCCCCTTCAACCCGATTGGTGGGAACGCAGACGCCTCACCCGTGCACTcgacaagtaaaaactcaaacGACCCTTCCCCCTTCGAAAAACCCCAGCCGTCCTCgtcaaaacaaatagaaacaaagTTCACACCGTACAAAagcgtaaatttcaaattgaccCCTTCTCAGCAAACGATCGACACGAACCCACCTAGACCAACGATGGCGCATCCAAACCCATATGAGACTTTGTACAAATGTCTGCGGGAGACAGGGGCGTCAAGAGAAGAAGCCGCAGCAGGAGCGAAAGCCGCCTTGGCATTGACAAAAACAGCTTGTGGCGCGAGCGAGTTCCGCGCGGTAGATATAGTCGAAAAAGAGGTCAACTACTCCACTGCTACGAACCAGAGCTATTACAATAGTCAAAAGTTATTGCAgaaccagcaacaacaaacgaTAGCGTTATTAGCTCAGGTACCCGCTTTCAATGGAATGGGGTCAACCAAATTTGAGGACTGGATACAACATTTTGAAAGGGTAGTCGACACTGCTGATTTTgaagaagggagaaaaataaaacttttagGCTCAAAGCTTTTTGGGTCTGCAGGGGACTGTATTACAACCTTCCAGCTAAACTATCCAAGGGAAGCAAAATCATTCGTTAAGGTTAAACAGAATCTCCATGAACGCTTCCACGGAGGGGATAACAGAAAAATGTACTTTACAGAGTTTAAAAATTGCATCCGTAATTCTGGGGAATCTATCAGGGACTACGCTTGCCGGTTACAGAAGCTTTACTCGTTTGCCTACCCAACGGAAGTAGGAAAGACAATTGATGCAGATGTCCTCAAATTAAGAGAGACTATGTTAATGGATGGCTTTCTGGGAGGGTTAAAATCCAACCTACGCGAAAGAATGAGTTTTAAAGACTATAGGAACTTAAATGACCTGGTAAAAGCAACAGAGAAATGTGCAGCTATCTTAAATGAAGCCAAACTAGAGAAACGGAGCGTCGAATTTGTCAACGCCGTTTCGGCAAATGCTAATGCCCAGGAAttgagggaaacaaaaaacgagatctTAGAACTAAAATCAGTCATTGAGCAGCTTTCGCAGAAAATGAGAGCCACCCAACTTACAGATAAGAGTCACGAGTCAATCAATGCCGTCGCCACGGGCCATAACGCACAATTAGCAGAAAGCAAACAGGAAATAGAGGAATTGAAAAACCTTTTGAAGGCTAGTAATAAGAGTTATAGCGATATGATGAAACAGTCCAGAGACTCAGAGAAAATGATGAGAAATCTGCAGCTCCAGGTCGCCGGTATGAGCCAAGCGATCCCCCAGGCTCAACCAATGAGACAGTATCAACAAAATCACAGTGGCCTGGTTACAGACAATAGTACTCGGGCTCCGCATCAACCGCCAGTACATCGTAATCCACCACCATTTTACAAGGATAATCACAATAATCCGGTTAATGGACCCCCCACAGAGGAGAGCGGTATTGTGCTTATTGCGCAAATAACGGCAGGAACCCAACAACTCACAACACTGACAAGTGTGGGTGGGGACCAAACGGGCCAACCTGCTTCAAATGCCATCAAGGTGGGCACATTGCGCGTGATTGCCCATCCGCACCACTTCGTTCCGACGCCCGATATGCGTCGCCAGCTCAGAATCCTGGTCAGCTCAACCCCTGGAATCAGGAAAACTAGAAGCCACCAATTGTAACGTGGGGCAAAACGGTGGGCCTTGTCCTAAACCCCGGCAGATTATTAATCAAGTAATagaaaccagaaaaaataaaataccacgGCTTCCCAtccaagttggaaatgagAAATTCAAGGGCCTTTTAGATAGTGGGGCGGGTAGAAGTTTAATTAAGACAGAAGTTTTTAACAGATTGAAGGAAGGTGTAATGAAGTTTACTGCTGACGTTCCGGTCGATTTATACGGTGTAGAGAACACCAGACTAGTTACAAGAGGGCTAGTGACCCTACAAGTTCAAGTTTTAGGCGATAATCTTCTGCAGGATTTTATCGTCGTTGATAGCATCAGCGAGGAGTGTATCTTAGGTTTAGATGCACTGTACGAGCACAAGTTCATCATTGATGGTAGCGAAAGGAGAATTTACCGAGTCAAACAAACCTTGAAACCGGACTCCTCGCCCACCATCGTAGCAAGAGAGAAGATCACGATCAAGCCCTTTAGTGCCACTGTCGTTGAATCGGAAGGGAATGGGGCTAAGCTACCTCCCAATCTTGCGTTTTTTTTCACAGAGGACCGGGACTGAACAGCGGATTACGAGTTGATCCTTTCATCAATAAAAGTAGTGAGGAGGCCGTTTTTACAATAGCGTTAGTTAATGAAACGAATAAACCCATCTCCCTGCCAAGGTATGAAATAATTGGAACGTTAGGATTTTGCCGGATAGAAAAAGATAATATCAATTATTGTGCTGAGCGCGAGCTGTCGTCCAGTGctgtagattttgacaacaaTTTGCCACCTGATATGTCAGGAGTAGATAGAACCAgcattacaaattttttaatcgatAGAAAATCAATATTTGCCTCCACTACAGGAGAATTAGGGAAAACGGGGCTAGTAAAGCATCACATTAATACGGAAGGACAAGGACCCATTAGATTACGCCCCTATCGGATACACCAAAACGTAAAACCAGAGCTTGACAGTATTTTGCAGGAATTATTAGTTAACAAGATAATAAGGCCGTCCGTATCTCCATGGGCGGCCCCCGTAGTattagtaaaaaagaaaaacggaggaATCCGACTCTGTATGGATTATAGAAAACTcaatggtataacaaaaaaagattccttTCCCTTGCCTAGAATAGACGATGTTCTAGACTTACTTCACGGGCAAAAGTATTTCACGACCTTAGATTTAGCTTCAGGCTATTGGCAGATAGAAATGGACGACAGCTCCAAAGAAAAGACAGCGTTCATAGTGGATAACAATCTCTACGAATGGAATAGGTTGTCGTTCGGGTTGACTAATGCGCCTGGCACATTTCAACGGTTAATGAATTATGTTTTACGTTCCGTCATCGGGAAAATATGTTTAGTTTATCTCGATGACATTATAGTCTTCTCAAAATCGAAAGAAGAACATTTAGTAAATTTAGGACGCATCTTCAACCTTTTAAAAGAAGCCGATTTAAAACTCGGCCTCTCAAAATGCAAATTCATGTGTGAATCAGTGCAATATCTAGGGCATGTGATTTCAGCCAATGGAATCGCCCCGGACCCAGAGAAAATTACACTgttgaaaaattataaaaggCCGACAACCATTGTAGAAATTCAATCGTTCTTAGGGCTCGCATCCTACTATCGGCGTTTTATCAAAAATTTCGCGGATATCGCGCATCCGTTAATAGAATtgactaaaaagaaaaaggacaggGATAATCACAACAAGAAAGTTAAGACAATTGTAAGAGAACAAAATGCTGGGGACGCCACCTTCACATGGGGAGAGGCCGAACAAAAGGCTTTCGAAACGTTGCGCGAATGTCTCATTACGCCACCTGTCGTCGCCTTCCCTGATTTCGATAAAGAGTTCCTTATTTTCACCGACGCTAGTAACTATGGGA
Proteins encoded in this region:
- the LOC123471106 gene encoding uncharacterized protein LOC123471106; amino-acid sequence: MAHATPVAPKAKLGKPSFFNTLGKSILTTFSPKSAERRQPVVDDDCYSDDDYYEDENDYLVEPKPLPGNFSFEETRAAFLSKGKGLHSPSNPIRNLIGETSSQRQDDRAHAVSKSLPRTPVTHTRLYPELNADVEDVELRTEEAPEQSGPGLTVRKNRNIRVKGQPPTRVSERNRNKAFQPLVPETIKPVESTLIDDIYLKLESDPESAEENDDFSSVKSHNDLEVEQDLERTRERVEEDLRGKEKVETPADDQSLPPLKYSSTPISRYQNYYTDQSQQTTEKLAPTNQAGTQTIPPSTRLVGTQTPHPCTRQVKTQTTLPPSKNPSRPRQNK